The proteins below are encoded in one region of Deinococcus metalli:
- the truA gene encoding tRNA pseudouridine(38-40) synthase TruA, producing MSADRPAYRPPDGYRRLRLTAAWDGGSYAGWQAQPDMASVQDTLHAALARLTPGAFRAVAAGRTDAGVHAEAMPVHVDVPAAFGVPVDRLARALNAHLPPTIAVLHAMEAAPGFHARFSCTGRRYVYRVLASPQRHPLWHGRALHVPQRLDAPAMNAAATHLLGTHDFAAFATQEERHTVRDLRALHVVPGPLVWEVHVHGESFLRHMVRGLVGTLLLVGLGRLEPDGVRDILRGLDRSRAGANVPAHGLYFAGAEYADLGD from the coding sequence GTGAGCGCCGACCGCCCCGCCTACCGCCCCCCCGACGGGTACCGGCGCCTGCGCCTGACCGCCGCGTGGGACGGCGGCTCCTACGCCGGGTGGCAGGCGCAGCCGGACATGGCCAGTGTGCAGGACACGCTCCACGCTGCCCTTGCCCGATTGACCCCCGGAGCGTTTCGCGCGGTCGCCGCCGGCCGCACCGATGCGGGCGTGCACGCCGAGGCGATGCCCGTGCACGTGGACGTCCCGGCGGCCTTCGGGGTGCCCGTGGACCGGCTGGCCCGCGCGCTGAACGCGCACCTGCCGCCCACCATCGCCGTCCTGCACGCCATGGAGGCGGCGCCGGGCTTCCACGCGCGCTTTTCCTGCACCGGACGCCGGTACGTGTACCGCGTGCTGGCCAGTCCGCAGCGGCACCCGCTGTGGCACGGACGGGCGCTGCACGTGCCGCAGCGGCTGGACGCCCCGGCCATGAACGCTGCCGCCACCCACCTGCTGGGCACGCACGACTTCGCGGCCTTCGCCACGCAGGAGGAACGCCACACGGTGCGCGACCTGCGCGCGCTGCACGTCGTGCCCGGCCCGCTGGTGTGGGAGGTGCACGTGCACGGCGAGAGTTTTCTGCGTCATATGGTGCGTGGCCTGGTCGGCACGCTTCTGCTCGTCGGACTGGGTCGCCTCGAGCCGGACGGCGTCAGAGACATTCTGCGCGGCCTCGACCGCTCCCGTGCCGGCGCAAACGTCCCTGCTCACGGGCTGTACTTCGCCGGTGCGGAGTACGCGGATCTCGGCGACTAG